The stretch of DNA AGACTTCAAGGACGACAacaggaagaggatcaaagagattgagaaggaggagatgggtaAAGGAAGGACCAAGTTaagagaggaaaaagtCAAGATCGtaggggaagaggaacagAAGTGGGATGTAGAGACTATCCTCAGTGAGTTCGTTCACTGCATACGCGCAGATAATGTCTGACGGTAAGTAGCTACCCGAACAAATACCGAAAACCACCCGGCTTTGATCCGAGACCCTACACGTAAAATCAGAACAGTACCCCCACCTCCCGCTCCGCCAGTGCagcgagaggaagaaagcgaAGATGACTCTGGATCTGAGACTGAGCGAGAAGGCGGGCCTAGAGTCACCGTTGCTCGAACAAAGGGCGAGTCTgcagaggagagaaaggcgaggaaggcagctgtcaaggctgagCGATCTGTAGGTCGAAAGCAAAACCAAAGACGCGTCGAATGTGCTAATGTTTTTGAAAAAGGCGCGTCGAGCTGAGAAAAAGTCGCATAAGGAGACGTTCTCTACTGAAAGGAAACGACAGCTCAAGAGTCACAACAAGATGGTAGGAGACGGGCGTGCGGCGGATGTGCCAGCTGGACGTGAAGGGGTTTTCGCTCTAAGATGATCATATGaaccctttttttcttaaTATATCAGTGTATGCATGTATAGAGCAATGCGCGTCGTGTTGCTACCGAGTATGCATTGATCGCTTCCTTCGGCGTTAACGCGAACACCTATCGGGGATTAGAAGTCACAGTGAGACGCGGCCATAATAATGAATGCCACGAGAGATATCACCGGAATTCGCCGGTGGGCCAGGGAGCTGAGGGATGGTGGGAGTAAAAGTGGATTGTATGGAAGAGAGTGTACGACTTGCCACTTGaaatcctccttctccatacTCATATAAAATCACAGCAAGAGTCGCCGGCACTCCGACATCCTTGCACTCCCAACGACGCACACCCACAAAAAAAACAAGTAGCAAATCTTATTCAAAATGGTGAGTTGCGTACCCGAGTACGGTCGCGTGGAGGCATGCGGCAGTGGTGGCGAGCCGTGGTAGTGTTGAGAGGGACGGGATCGTGTAGGCAGAGAGTTAGGGATCAGGAGAGAGCGTACGGAACGCAATGGGAGAAAGAAACAAGGAGGAAGCTATGCTGGTACTGGAAAAATTGGCGGAACGCTGGTCGAAAGATTTTATGGTGGTTGAGGATTGTGGGAGCGCGCAGTCAGTGGATGGGAAAGTTTCCTTCGAGATGGCTGCTGGCAAACCTATCTATTTGTCCAAGGGTCCAAACCCTCTTGCTATGATTCTCTACCATCTTTCCACCTGCAGGTCGAACCGTCCGCCACTGTCCACCAGGGGCCTCGCCGAATATTCAAAAATGCACTACATTCCAATATACTAACTATTTGCTCTCAGGTTCTTGCCATCGACCTCATCAACCGACCTGCCTCTGTCCAGGCTCGTACCcacaagctcaagaagatCGTCCCTGAGCCCAACTCTTTCTTCATGGACGTCAAGTGCCCTGGGTGCTTTGCCATCACGTGAGTGGATGTTGAACATGTGTGGCGTGATTGGACGGATGCTGACGACTGTTTCTTTCCCGCTCCTCGTTCTTTTTGACACTTCTCATTCCTCTTTGAACTATTTGGATACACCTAACAGCACTGTCTTCTCCCACGCCTCTACCGTCGTTCAGTGCCAAGGATGCGCCACCGCTCTTTGCCAACCCACCGGTGGTAAGGCCAAGTTGACTGAAGGTGAGTGTTGTTATTATTACATTGCCGTATCCGTATCTAACCATTCATATCAGGCTGCTCTTTCCGCCGAAAGAACTAAATCAAACCAAATGAGAGTGTGTGGAGGATGTGCGGAGGTTGGATTTGGATTTGATTCGGTTTTAGCATGCCTTTCTTCATGTCATCTTATTTCATCGCACATGGgataaaaagaaaacatgGGATAATCATCATTTGGGATCTCTCTGTGACTGGGATATGGTTGCAGTTTCGCAGCGTGGTGGTGCTGATGATACGGCGCCTCGGATACTGCAAGATGCTTTTCATCACCCTTTTATTTGGCTATTCGATACTTGGCAATACGATGGGACAGCTGGATCGACTTCATCGGACAACGGACTCGGTGGCACTCGTATGGCATGATCAAGAACAATGTCTGTCTGAACATTTCTGTCGAGAGTTGCTGTCCAAAAATCCAGGCTTGTCATCTAAATTGGTTACCGGTTAAAAGTATTTGTGTTTTATTTACTGACCTTTTAGTTGCTAAGACGCATTGGCGCGCATTGTCCTCGAAGACAGATACGTACAAGTACAAACTACAGCCATACATACACCGAAGTACAGGTATCGTCTTGTTACCGTTCAATACCAAGGCTTCTCAGCCAATACACCTAGCATTGCGCTTCCGACATAGATGCGTACATGTCACTTCTATTACCGTGATACAGGCTACAGAACTGTGGAATATTAGAACTACTTTCTTCCGACGTCCTTGCTCCTTGCtacaacaaaaaaaaaagaatcaCTCTGGGTACTTCTAAATTCAGCTTTGACAGCTGCTTTTTGGGGGGGTGGGGTAATGACAAGTCTTTTGACTGCTTGTTTATTCTCTTCCGCTATCCTACGCCTCAATGGTTCTTGTCGTGGATACTCATAAATCCAAACCTCTCCACATCGAAACCGAGAACGGCAGACCTCCTGCCTCTCTTCCTATCTTCGTGCGTCTCGCGAGATTCGGTATCATGACTCTCGATTGAAGCCTGTTCTTCTGGTGAAGGGGGAGCGGCAGCCTCAGCTCCAACTCCAGCTACAGCCTCTGCCTCAGGCTCAACCTCAGGTCGGGAAGCTCCTTCTGCGACGGGTGACAATGGGGCTCCGgccatttcttcctctccctcttcgaCCTCTGCAGCTGCAGCTGCATCTTgagcctcttcctcttcgtcctcgtcgGCAATCTGCTCGAGCTCGTCCTCGGTAGGCAACTTGTCTGCCAACCTCGGGGGCGGAGAAGGCCGTCTTCTCGGGGTCgcatccccatccccatccatTGCTGCATCACCATCGCCCATGCCCATGTCCGTTTCCATCGCTGAATTATGCAGCATGGCATGTGCGGCGTGTACGTGCCGCGGCGAGTGCGGCCTTCTGGGTACAGGAGCGCGCACGCGCATAGGGGGCAAACCTGCATCGTCGATAGTGGTTGCAGGAGGAGAACCGGGGATGCTCTTGAGTGCAAACTCGGACTCTTCTCTGACTGGGGCGAGGTGAAGGGAGCCGTTGAGGGAGCCATTGAGACTGTGGGTGGAACCGCTGTTGGATGTACCAGTGAGAGAATGGCGGCCGAGGGGGGCAGAGTCGGATACGATCGAGGGGGAAGCAGAGGTGGATGCTGTAGTGGCTGTGGAAGCTGTGGAAttttgagaagattgggaTCCAGAGCGACGACGTTTGACTGAGCGCCAGAGGGCTTTTGCGCCTGATTTGGCTAGCTGTCCGACATCAATGACATCGTTGTTGCTaacaccaaaaaaaaaaggaaaacgGATGTGTCAGCTAATACAATTTTTGCGCAACGCATAAGCGCCCGACGAGTACTCACCcttgcttctcttcaaACTGCTTGCAATAATTGTCCcaatcttcatcactcaTCACGACTCTCTGCACTCCTCCCTTGTGTCCCTGACCCTGCATACCAATGAGGTTTCGACGGGAAGCTACACCCAACGAGATGGAGTTTCGTCTTCGGAACTCGGGAGGCACGGCAGGAAGAGGTGCAAAATGGATCTTTGCGTGGGACGCTCGTCGCGAGGGATGAAAGCCGGCGGGTGAGGATGGCGCAGTGTAGTTGTGGCCGGACTGCTTG from Cryptococcus neoformans var. neoformans B-3501A chromosome 7, whole genome shotgun sequence encodes:
- a CDS encoding 40S ribosomal protein S27 (Match to ESTs gb|CF192516.1|CF192516, gb|CF191550.1|CF191550, gb|CF188207.1|CF188207; HMMPfam hit to Ribosomal_S27e, Ribosomal protein S27, score: 129.6, E(): 7.2e-36); this encodes MVLAIDLINRPASVQARTHKLKKIVPEPNSFFMDVKCPGCFAITTVFSHASTVVQCQGCATALCQPTGGKAKLTEGCSFRRKN